In the Malus domestica chromosome 16, GDT2T_hap1 genome, one interval contains:
- the LOC103402945 gene encoding uncharacterized protein, translating to MEFFNTARAVKLRSHLDKYLVADDNMESVRQSRNGTSRKARWTVELVENKRHAIRLKSCHGLYLTATDLPFLLGMTGKKVLQAEADKLVDWKFEWEPIRDGFQVKLRTWCGKYLRANGGPPPWRNSLTHDDPTTSTTQNWILWDVLEAEVPASESLTDFLLSQQSSFSSFSDEPNGSEHGSPLSVFSTRSPRIMSPKPSLKNLVMTTKPSSKNLAKQMNTNKFRIGMDFFRNAKAVRLRSHLEKYLLAEEDEESVTQERNGSSKRARWTVEFVSDSDHIIRLKSCFGKYLTASNQPFLLGMTGQKVLQTLPQRLDSSVEWEPVKDCKQVRLKTRYGNFLRANGGLPPWRNSVTHDIPHRTATQDWVLWDIDVVEIRTNSPAAWPTGPPPLPHSDSLDFDSSSPSAASVKSSHFSRQGSSDSYVESPPKEGRTIYYQIAEDNGDVGDEAVQGYSMTFKGIGVDELTRKLEEETGIEGIIVCARSPLNHQLYPLRLQLPPNNVTMQVVLVLPNSKAGKDLAKQGLL from the exons ATGGAGTTCTTCAACACCGCCAGGGCGGTCAAGCTGCGAAGCCACCTCGACAAGTACCTCGTCGCCGACGACAACATGGAGTCCGTCCGCCAGAGCCGGAACGGCACCTCCCGAAAGGCCCGGTGGACGGTCGAGCTTGTTGAGAACAAACGCCACGCCATCCGTCTCAAGAGCTGCCACGGCCTCTACCTCACCGCCACCGACCTCCCCTTCCTCCTCGGCATGACCGGTAAGAAAGTCCTCCAGGCGGAGGCCGACAAGCTCGTCGACTGGAAGTTCGAGTGGGAGCCCATACGGGACGGGTTCCAGGTCAAGCTGCGGACGTGGTGCGGCAAGTACTTGCGCGCCAACGGTGGGCCGCCGCCGTGGCGAAACTCCCTCACTCACGACGACCCCACCACGTCAACCACCCAGAACTGGATTTTGTGGGACGTTCTGGAGGCGGAGGTTCCGGCGTCAGAGTCGTTGACTGACTTCTTGCTGTCGCAGCAGTCGAGTTTTTCGTCGTTTTCCGACGAGCCTAACGGGTCGGAGCACGGGTCGCCCCTTTCGGTGTTTTCGACCAGGTCGCCTAGAATTATGTCTCCTAAGCCGTCGTTGAAAAACCTGGTTATGACTACGAAGCCGTCGTCGAAAAACCTGGCTAAGCAG ATGAATACCAACAAGTTCCGAATCGGAATGGACTTCTTCCGCAACGCCAAGGCGGTGCGTCTCCGCAGCCACCTCGAGAAGTACCTCCTGGCCGAGGAGGACGAGGAATCCGTCACCCAGGAGAGAAATGGGTCATCCAAGAGAGCCCGGTGGACCGTCGAGTTCGTGTCCGACTCCGACCACATCATCCGGCTCAAGAGCTGCTTCGGCAAGTACCTCACCGCCTCCAACCAGCCCTTCCTCCTCGGGATGACTGGCCAGAAAGTGCTGCAGACTCTGCCGCAGCGGCTCGACTCCTCGGTCGAGTGGGAGCCCGTCAAGGATTGCAAGCAGGTCCGGCTCAAGACCCGGTACGGCAACTTCCTCCGAGCCAATGGGGGACTGCCGCCGTGGCGGAACTCGGTGACTCACGACATTCCTCACAGAACCGCAACGCAAGATTGGGTTCTGTGGGATATCGATGTTGTCGAGATTCGTACCAACTCTCCGGCTGCGTGGCCCACCGGACCGCCGCCGCTTCCCCATTCTGATTCTCTGGATTTCGATTCCAGCTCCCCATCAGCCGCTTCCGTCAAATCCAGCCATTTTTCAAGACAAGGG TCGAGTGATTCTTATGTGGAGTCGCCGCCGAAGGAGGGGAGGACTATATATTACCAGATAGCTGAAGATAACGGCGATGTGGGTGATGAAGCAGTGCAGGGCTACTCTATGACTTTTAAAGGAATTGGGGTTGATGAGTTGACTCGTAAGCTCGAGGAGGAAACCGGGATTGAGGGGATCATCGTTTGTGCTCGAAGCCCTTTGAATCACCAGCTCTATCCACTTCGATTGCAGCTTCCCCCGAACAATGTGACCATGCAGGTTGTCCTGGTGTTGCCGAATTCAAAAG CTGGGAAAGATCTTGCAAAACAGGGTTTGTTATAG
- the LOC103402946 gene encoding LEAF RUST 10 DISEASE-RESISTANCEUS RECEPTOR-LIKE PROTEIN KINASE-like 1.5 has product MLRNIKLKLTMKNSFTIIQPTSITTIHPPGPPPLSSFFVLSLDLHLTSRDPRIQNLNFFSLMTAETSLFPFPLPFPSTSMPPPPLPPYSVALSVLILLTLYSAATAAHSCFPKPSSFSTFSCPPFTSPPPFPFSSSPGCGHPSFQIKCSAPHSTISINNLSFSLISYDPIASSILLSPHTTNSTVTNCSSSNYPSIPSRSINISATPFRISDASCSRLSVLKPCFSPNLPNCSHCPWDCKLIKHPLKLLNDCGSPHRPVTQQGCHDDVLSFLDDFLKIGIELEWDEAQDSYFSSCRACKSNNGFCGFNSSDPIKQFLCFYDETHLTPPWISKDNPNRITILSSVFTLACFLLVVSVVIAVFRSKRLSSAATEEDPTALFLHRHRSANLLPPVFTYEELESSTNQFDPKRKIGDGGFGSVYLGQLYDGRVVAVKHLHKPLRGAAASGKAFSNKCFCNEILILSSIDHPNLVKLHGYCSDPRGLLLVYDYVPNGTLADHLHGPKSLYRKGSMTWQVRVDIALQTAMVMEYLHFSVVPPVVHRDITSSNIFVEKDMGIKVGDFGLSRLLVFPERTSSSSGYVWTGPQGTPGYLDPDYHRSFRLTDKSDVYSFGVVLLELISGLKAVDQRRDKRELALADLVVQKIQTGLLHQVVDPVLVVDGDVSDGVYAAAELAFRCVAADKDDRPDAKEVVEELKRIRSRTRGVSRASSSNVMGEDVAKG; this is encoded by the coding sequence ATGCTAcgtaacataaaactcaaactcACAATGAAAAACTCTTTCACCATTATTCAACCCACCTCGATCACCACTATTCACCCACCAGGTCCACCACCGCTTTCGAGTTTTTTTGTCCTCTCTCTCGATCTCCACCTCACTTCACGTGACCCTCGGATTCaaaatctcaattttttttctctcatgaCTGCTGAAACTTCACTCTTTCCCTTCCCACTCCCATTCCCTTCCACATCCATgcctccaccaccactaccaccatACTCCGTCGCGCTCTCAGTCCTGATCCTCCTAACACTCTACTCAGCTGCCACCGCCGCCCACTCATGTTTCCCAAAACCATCGTCCTTCTCCACATTTTCATGTCCACCATTCACTTCACCGCCGCCGTTCCCCTTCTCTTCTTCACCAGGATGCGGCCACCCTTCTTTCCAAATCAAATGCTCTGCCCCCCACTCCACCATCTCCATCAAtaacctctctttctctctcatcagcTACGATCCCATCGCCTCCTCGATTCTCCTCTCTCCCCACACCACCAACTCAACAGTCACAAACTGCTCGTCCTCTAACTATCCTTCCATTCCTAGCCGCTCCATCAACATCTCCGCCACCCCATTTCGAATATCCGACGCCTCCTGCTCCCGCCTCTCAGTTCTCAAGCCTTGCTTCTCGCCAAATCTTCCCAACTGCAGCCATTGCCCTTGGGACTGCAAGCTCATCAAACACCCACTCAAGCTTCTCAACGACTGCGGATCTCCGCACCGCCCTGTCACCCAGCAGGGCTGCCACGACGACGTCTTGAGCTTTCTCGACGATTTCCTCAAAATTGGGATCGAGCTGGAGTGGGACGAAGCACAAGACTCTTACTTTTCCAGCTGCAGAGCATGCAAGTCCAACAATGGCTTCTGCGGCTTTAACTCCTCCGACCCAATTAAGCAATTCCTCTGTTTTTACGACGAAACTCACCTCACGCCGCCGTGGATTAGCAAAGACAACCCGAATCGAATCACCATCTTGTCCTCCGTGTTCACATTGGCTTGCTTCCTACTCGTCGTCTCTGTTGTCATAGCCGTCTTCAGGTCCAAAAGATTAAGCTCCGCCGCAACAGAAGAAGACCCAACAGCTCTGTTCCTCCACCGCCACCGCTCCGCCAACCTCCTCCCGCCAGTTTTCACATACGAAGAGCTTGAATCCTCAACAAACCAATTCGACCCGAAACGCAAAATCGGGGACGGTGGGTTCGGGTCTGTATATCTGGGTCAGCTCTACGACGGCAGAGTCGTCGCCGTAAAACACCTCCACAAACCCCTCCGCGGCGCCGCCGCATCCGGTAAAGCCTTCTCCAACAAATGCTTCTGCAACGAAATCCTAATCCTCTCCTCCATTGACCACCCAAATTTAGTCAAACTCCACGGCTACTGCAGCGACCCGAGAGGCCTCCTTCTCGTCTATGACTACGTCCCCAACGGCACCCTCGCGGACCACCTCCACGGCCCCAAGAGCCTCTACCGGAAAGGGTCGATGACGTGGCAGGTGAGAGTCGACATTGCTCTGCAAACCGCAATGGTTATGGAGTACCTGCACTTCTCGGTGGTGCCACCGGTGGTCCATAGAGACATAACGTCGTCGAATATCTTCGTCGAGAAAGATATGGGGATTAAAGTCGGGGACTTTGGGCTTTCCAGGCTCTTGGTTTTCCCCGAAAGGACGTCGTCCAGTTCCGGGTACGTTTGGACCGGCCCGCAGGGTACGCCTGGGTACTTGGACCCGGATTACCACCGGTCGTTCCGGTTGACCGACAAGAGTGACGTGTACAGTTTCGGTGTCGTTTTACTGGAGCTGATTTCGGGGCTGAAGGCGGTGGACCAGCGGAGGGACAAGAGGGAGCTGGCGCTGGCGGATTTGGTGGTGCAGAAAATCCAGACGGGCCTGCTACACCAGGTGGTGGACCCGGTTCTGGTTGTCGACGGGGACGTGTCCGACGGCGTGTATGCGGCGGCTGAGCTGGCGTTCAGGTGCGTTGCAGCGGATAAGGACGACAGGCCGGACGCCAAGGAAGTGGTGGAGGAGCTGAAGCGGATCAGGAGCCGCACACGTGGGGTGTCCCGAGCTTCGAGTTCGAACGTGATGGGTGAGGACGTGGCAAAGGGATGA